The Candidatus Methylomirabilota bacterium genome includes a window with the following:
- a CDS encoding adenylate/guanylate cyclase domain-containing protein has product MEGSCPRCGHANPAGQKFCGECGARLAARCPSCGTVSPPGQKFCGECGSAIVAADAAARFGSPQSYTPRHLAERILTSKTAVEGERKQVTVLFADMKGSTELLADRDPEEARKILDPVLERMMEAVHRYEGTVNQVMGDGIMALFGAPLAHEDHAVRACYAALRMHETIRRYAEEVRRTHGVEVQIRVGLNSGDVVVRSVGNDLHMDYTAVGQTTHLAARMEQLAPAATTRLTAETLRLAEEFVQVRPLGPIPVKGLAAPVEVFELTGAAAVRTRLQAARARGFSRFVGRDAEMDQIRQAAAQARQGRGQLVAVVGEAGVGKSRLFYEFLHSHHVPAGGWRVLEASSVSYGKATPFLPVAELLRGYFHIDDRDDLRAIRAKVTGTLLTLDRALEDTVPAMLWILDVPEPGQAFLALEPPQRRRRALESVKRVLLRESQVQPLLLVFEDLHWIDAETQAVLDSLAESLGSAPVLLAVNYRPEYRHGWGSKTYYRQLRIDPLPPESADALLRTLLGADPSTAPLAPLLITRTEGNPLFLEESVRTLVETGALVGEAGAYRLARPAATIQVPATVQAILAARIDRLRPELKRLLQAAAVVGKDVPVALLTTVAEMAEDALDAALDELQTAELLYEARLFPDLEYTFKHALTHEVAYGGVLQERRRALHATILETLERLYADRLGEHAELLAHHAERAAIPDKAVRYLREAGTKAVARSANREAIEFLERALALLAELPETRETLSAALDVRIALGAPLIAMHGPPSPPVETSYRAALALVDRLDDASRRFPVLWGLWYVQFTRAAYPSALEAGERLLDIARRGTDVGQLLEAHHTLWPTLVSMGEVRRALPHLERGIALYDRERHGSFASLYGGHDPGTCCRYHLALGHWSLGYPERALAAAHEASRLADALGHAMTSTMTLNFVTAILHLRGDRLAALAAGDRCTAIIDTHGFRARAIDHAVLMHAARGDRPDVATLDVLQRERAAQGFMRTWRYVMSGCIIASLYGEADAPAQGLQALAAQGDPENCGLYSAEVSRVEGELRRRLAPRAPDDAARCFQRAVELARRQELKSLELRAATSLARLWRDEGRHQDARHALADVYGWFTEGFDTQDLRTAKALLDELGA; this is encoded by the coding sequence ATGGAAGGCTCCTGTCCACGGTGTGGCCACGCGAACCCGGCAGGCCAGAAGTTCTGCGGGGAGTGCGGGGCCCGGCTCGCCGCCCGTTGCCCGAGCTGCGGCACCGTCAGCCCGCCGGGCCAGAAGTTCTGTGGCGAGTGTGGGAGCGCGATCGTCGCTGCGGATGCCGCGGCCCGTTTCGGGTCGCCGCAGAGCTACACGCCGCGACATCTGGCCGAGCGCATCCTGACCTCCAAGACCGCCGTCGAGGGCGAGCGCAAGCAGGTCACCGTCCTCTTCGCCGACATGAAGGGGTCCACCGAGCTGCTCGCCGACCGCGACCCGGAGGAGGCGCGGAAGATCCTCGATCCCGTGCTCGAGCGGATGATGGAGGCGGTGCATCGCTACGAGGGCACCGTGAACCAGGTCATGGGCGACGGGATCATGGCCCTCTTCGGCGCGCCCCTGGCCCACGAGGACCATGCGGTGCGGGCCTGCTACGCGGCGCTCCGCATGCACGAGACGATCCGCCGCTACGCCGAGGAGGTGCGGCGCACCCACGGCGTCGAGGTGCAGATCCGCGTCGGTCTGAACTCGGGCGACGTGGTGGTCCGCTCGGTGGGGAACGACCTCCACATGGACTACACCGCCGTTGGGCAGACCACGCATCTGGCCGCGCGCATGGAGCAGCTCGCGCCGGCGGCCACCACGCGGCTCACCGCCGAGACGTTGCGCCTGGCCGAGGAGTTCGTGCAGGTCCGGCCGCTCGGGCCGATCCCCGTCAAGGGCCTCGCCGCGCCGGTCGAGGTGTTCGAGCTCACGGGCGCCGCTGCCGTCCGGACCCGCCTGCAGGCGGCGCGGGCCCGCGGCTTCAGCCGCTTCGTGGGTCGCGACGCCGAGATGGACCAGATCCGGCAGGCCGCCGCCCAGGCCCGGCAGGGACGGGGCCAGCTCGTCGCGGTCGTCGGCGAGGCGGGCGTGGGCAAGTCACGGCTCTTCTACGAGTTCCTCCACTCGCACCACGTGCCGGCCGGTGGCTGGCGCGTGCTCGAGGCGAGCTCGGTGTCCTATGGCAAGGCCACGCCGTTCCTCCCGGTGGCCGAGCTGCTGCGCGGCTACTTCCACATCGACGACCGGGACGACCTGCGCGCCATCCGCGCGAAGGTGACGGGCACGCTCCTCACCCTGGATCGGGCGCTCGAGGACACGGTGCCGGCGATGCTGTGGATTCTCGACGTCCCCGAGCCCGGGCAGGCGTTTCTCGCGCTGGAGCCGCCCCAGCGCCGCCGGCGCGCCCTGGAGAGCGTCAAGCGGGTGCTGCTGCGCGAGAGCCAGGTGCAGCCCCTGCTGCTCGTCTTCGAGGATCTGCACTGGATCGACGCCGAGACCCAGGCCGTGCTCGACAGCCTGGCCGAGAGCCTGGGCAGCGCGCCCGTCCTCCTCGCCGTCAACTATCGGCCGGAGTACCGTCACGGCTGGGGCAGCAAGACCTACTACCGCCAGCTCCGCATCGACCCCCTGCCGCCGGAGAGCGCGGATGCATTGCTGCGCACCCTGCTCGGCGCCGACCCGTCCACCGCCCCCCTGGCCCCGCTGCTCATCACGCGGACGGAGGGCAACCCGCTCTTCCTGGAGGAGAGCGTGCGGACGCTCGTGGAGACGGGCGCGCTGGTGGGGGAGGCCGGCGCCTACCGCCTGGCGCGCCCGGCGGCGACTATCCAGGTGCCGGCGACCGTGCAGGCCATCCTCGCCGCGCGCATCGATCGCCTGCGACCCGAGCTCAAGCGCCTCCTTCAGGCCGCCGCCGTCGTGGGCAAAGACGTGCCGGTGGCCCTGCTCACCACCGTCGCCGAGATGGCAGAGGACGCGCTGGACGCGGCCCTCGACGAGCTGCAGACGGCGGAGCTGCTCTACGAGGCGCGACTATTTCCCGACCTCGAGTACACCTTCAAGCACGCCCTCACCCACGAGGTCGCCTACGGCGGCGTGCTGCAGGAGCGGCGCCGGGCCCTGCACGCCACGATCCTCGAGACCCTCGAGCGACTCTATGCCGACCGTCTCGGCGAACACGCCGAGTTGCTTGCGCATCACGCCGAGCGAGCCGCCATCCCCGACAAAGCCGTTCGCTATCTACGCGAGGCTGGGACGAAGGCGGTCGCGCGCTCCGCGAACCGGGAGGCCATCGAGTTCCTGGAGCGCGCCCTGGCCCTCCTGGCCGAGCTTCCCGAGACCCGGGAGACGCTGTCCGCCGCCCTCGACGTGCGGATCGCTCTGGGCGCCCCGCTCATCGCGATGCACGGGCCACCGTCGCCGCCGGTGGAGACGTCGTACCGGGCCGCCCTCGCGCTGGTGGACCGGCTGGACGATGCGTCCCGCCGCTTTCCCGTCCTGTGGGGGCTCTGGTATGTCCAGTTCACCCGGGCCGCCTACCCATCCGCCCTCGAGGCCGGCGAGCGATTGCTCGACATCGCCCGTCGGGGGACGGACGTGGGACAACTCCTCGAGGCCCACCACACGCTGTGGCCGACGCTGGTGTCGATGGGGGAAGTGCGCCGGGCCCTGCCCCACCTGGAGCGCGGCATCGCCCTGTACGACCGCGAGCGCCACGGCTCCTTCGCTTCGCTGTACGGCGGCCATGATCCGGGCACCTGCTGTCGCTACCACCTGGCCCTGGGCCACTGGAGCCTCGGGTACCCCGAGCGCGCCCTGGCCGCGGCGCACGAGGCGTCGCGCCTGGCGGATGCGCTGGGCCACGCGATGACCTCCACCATGACGCTGAACTTCGTGACCGCGATCCTCCATCTGCGCGGCGATCGACTGGCCGCCCTCGCGGCCGGTGATCGGTGCACGGCCATCATCGACACGCACGGCTTCCGCGCCCGCGCCATCGATCACGCGGTACTCATGCATGCCGCCCGCGGCGATCGCCCCGACGTGGCGACGCTGGACGTGCTGCAGCGCGAGCGGGCGGCCCAGGGGTTCATGCGGACCTGGCGTTACGTGATGAGCGGGTGCATCATCGCCTCGTTGTACGGTGAGGCCGATGCCCCCGCGCAGGGGCTGCAGGCGCTGGCCGCGCAGGGGGACCCCGAGAACTGCGGGCTCTACAGCGCCGAGGTCAGCCGGGTGGAAGGCGAGCTGCGGCGGCGTCTCGCCCCCCGGGCCCCCGATGACGCCGCGCGCTGCTTTCAGCGCGCCGTCGAGCTCGCGCGCCGTCAGGAGCTCAAGTCGCTGGAGCTACGCGCGGCGACGAGCCTCGCCCGCCTGTGGCGCGACGAGGGCCGGCATCAGGATGCCCGGCACGCGCTCGCCGACGTCTACGGCTGGTTCACCGAGGGTTTCGACACCCAGGATCTCCGTACGGCCAAGGCGCTGCTGGACGAGCTCGGAGCGTAG
- a CDS encoding tripartite tricarboxylate transporter TctB family protein: MTPADARPTPPGQRWAAAVLTAFGIAAIVAARPLPFGSITRPGAGFFPLCLAIGLTVVSAAILVRSLRSPDAEARAAGPSRRGLTRAGATFAALFVYAWALTALGFGVATFLFLAFLFRAIEPQRWAVALGGAGATVMASHLLFRVWLGVRLPVGPWGF; this comes from the coding sequence GTGACTCCTGCCGACGCTCGGCCGACGCCCCCCGGACAGCGGTGGGCGGCCGCGGTGCTCACCGCGTTCGGGATCGCGGCCATCGTGGCGGCCCGGCCACTACCGTTCGGCAGCATCACGCGGCCCGGCGCCGGCTTCTTCCCGTTGTGCCTGGCCATCGGGCTCACGGTGGTCTCCGCCGCCATCCTCGTGCGCTCGCTGCGGTCGCCGGACGCCGAGGCCCGGGCGGCCGGTCCCTCGCGCCGAGGGCTGACGCGCGCCGGGGCCACCTTCGCCGCCCTGTTCGTCTACGCGTGGGCCCTCACCGCGCTCGGGTTCGGCGTGGCCACCTTTCTGTTCCTCGCGTTCCTCTTCCGCGCCATCGAGCCGCAGCGCTGGGCGGTGGCGCTCGGCGGCGCCGGGGCGACGGTCATGGCGAGCCACCTGCTCTTCCGCGTCTGGCTGGGCGTGCGGCTGCCCGTCGGCCCGTGGGGCTTCTGA
- a CDS encoding amidohydrolase family protein, producing the protein MRQGLRVIDSDTHVNPSLDVLLRYADQPLRDRLDELRPYVRKVKPGLGRGDAEDQDESSLLSIKQLRYQRVAGEKPSAPTGPEGDRGFLSGRTQMVTRKPITTRVAEDNARGRLADMDTEGRDIDFIIPGPWAYGAPALPPPLVKGLYGAYHRYMADYCAADPRRLKSMVLVPAADPAWGAQVIQDLADEEWVAAVWPLLPEGLPIDDPDLEPIWVAANDADLPIMYHGFTIETPYFPGYRDVWDNPAMGRCAGQTWGGQRFLSFMLMAGVLDRHPRLRIGTLECGHGWLPHWLLRLTRQIEYVRGSVSPKLAHTPLEYARMGRVFCGIDFSEGVEMTRAVTELIGDHVLMFESDYPHPETIFPDHADTVIDWRRTLGEPATQKLMWQNAARFFRLASTPWRD; encoded by the coding sequence ATGAGACAGGGGCTCCGGGTGATCGATTCGGACACGCACGTCAACCCGTCGCTCGACGTGCTGCTACGGTACGCCGACCAACCCCTCCGGGACCGCCTGGACGAGCTTCGCCCGTATGTGCGGAAGGTCAAGCCGGGCCTCGGCCGGGGCGATGCGGAAGATCAGGATGAGAGCAGCCTGCTGTCCATCAAGCAGCTCCGGTATCAGCGGGTGGCTGGCGAGAAGCCGAGCGCTCCGACCGGTCCCGAAGGCGATCGCGGCTTCCTCTCGGGACGGACCCAGATGGTCACGCGAAAACCCATCACCACCCGGGTTGCCGAGGACAACGCCCGCGGCCGCCTCGCGGACATGGACACCGAGGGACGCGATATCGATTTCATCATCCCCGGTCCCTGGGCCTACGGCGCCCCCGCGCTGCCGCCGCCACTGGTCAAGGGTCTCTACGGTGCCTATCACCGGTACATGGCCGACTACTGCGCGGCGGACCCTCGCCGATTGAAGAGCATGGTGCTGGTCCCGGCCGCCGATCCGGCGTGGGGCGCTCAGGTGATCCAAGACCTGGCCGACGAGGAGTGGGTGGCCGCCGTGTGGCCTCTGCTGCCCGAGGGACTGCCGATCGACGATCCCGACCTCGAACCGATCTGGGTGGCAGCCAACGACGCGGATCTGCCCATCATGTACCACGGCTTCACCATCGAGACGCCGTACTTCCCCGGCTATCGTGACGTCTGGGACAACCCGGCCATGGGCCGCTGCGCGGGCCAGACCTGGGGCGGCCAGCGGTTTCTCTCGTTCATGCTCATGGCAGGCGTGCTCGACCGCCATCCTCGACTGCGGATCGGCACGCTCGAATGCGGCCATGGTTGGCTCCCCCACTGGCTGCTCCGCCTGACCAGACAGATCGAGTACGTCCGGGGCTCGGTCTCACCCAAGCTCGCGCACACGCCCCTGGAGTACGCGCGGATGGGACGGGTCTTCTGCGGCATCGACTTCTCCGAGGGCGTGGAGATGACGCGCGCGGTGACCGAGCTCATCGGCGATCACGTGCTCATGTTCGAGTCCGACTATCCGCACCCCGAAACCATCTTTCCCGACCATGCCGACACGGTCATCGACTGGCGGCGAACACTGGGCGAGCCGGCCACACAGAAACTGATGTGGCAGAACGCCGCCCGCTTCTTTCGCCTGGCCTCCACACCGTGGCGTGACTGA
- a CDS encoding tripartite tricarboxylate transporter permease — MGLLSALVFDAVAFGFGVAVEPGNLLACFLGVFVGTLIGVLPGIGPVATMSLLLPVTFAMSPTAAIIMLAGIYYGAMYGGSTTSILVNIPGEAASVITCLDGYRMARQGRAGAALGIAAFGSFLAGTFSVVGIMLLAPPLARVALNFGPPEIFALLLIGFTMVTWLSSGSRLKAVAMALLGLFLGTIGLDPITATPRFTFDTLALSDGIGLVPMIMGLFGVAEVLVNIEEGIRPEVFRPRIRGLLPSWPDWKASAGPIARGSVLGFFLGILPGIGSIIPTFISYAVEKRVSKHPERFGTGVIEGVAGPEAANNAATGGAIIPLLTLGIAPNVVMAVLLGAFLIQGVQPGPLLIAEHPSLFWGVVASMYVGNVMLLVLNLPLIGLWVQLLRVPYAILFPLILLFSVVGVYGVAENIWDVVVMLVFGAVGYAMRRLAYEPAPLVLAFVLGRLAEESIRQSLLMSRGSFAILVERPVAGLLIALALAIMIAPAAVGRVRSVLALTRSASAG, encoded by the coding sequence GTGGGGCTTCTGAGCGCGCTCGTGTTCGATGCCGTCGCCTTCGGTTTCGGCGTCGCGGTGGAGCCCGGCAACCTGCTCGCCTGCTTCCTGGGAGTCTTCGTCGGCACGCTGATCGGCGTGCTGCCCGGTATCGGCCCGGTGGCCACGATGTCGCTGCTCCTGCCGGTCACGTTCGCGATGTCCCCGACGGCGGCGATCATCATGCTGGCCGGCATCTACTACGGAGCCATGTACGGCGGCTCGACCACGTCGATCCTCGTGAACATTCCCGGCGAGGCCGCCTCGGTCATCACCTGTCTCGACGGCTATCGGATGGCGCGGCAGGGCCGCGCCGGCGCCGCCCTCGGCATCGCCGCGTTCGGTTCGTTCCTCGCCGGCACCTTCAGCGTCGTCGGCATCATGCTGCTGGCGCCGCCGCTGGCCCGGGTGGCGCTCAACTTCGGCCCGCCGGAGATCTTCGCCCTCCTCCTCATCGGCTTCACGATGGTCACCTGGCTCTCGAGCGGCTCCCGGCTGAAAGCCGTGGCCATGGCCCTGCTCGGCCTGTTCCTCGGCACCATCGGCCTCGACCCCATCACGGCGACGCCGCGCTTCACCTTCGACACGCTCGCGCTCTCCGACGGCATCGGGCTCGTCCCCATGATCATGGGACTCTTCGGCGTCGCCGAGGTGCTGGTGAACATCGAGGAGGGGATCAGGCCGGAGGTCTTCCGGCCCCGGATCCGGGGCCTGCTGCCGTCGTGGCCCGACTGGAAGGCGTCGGCCGGCCCCATCGCCCGCGGGAGCGTGCTGGGCTTCTTCCTGGGGATCTTGCCGGGCATCGGCTCGATCATCCCGACCTTCATCTCGTACGCCGTGGAGAAGCGCGTGTCGAAGCACCCCGAACGGTTCGGCACGGGCGTCATCGAGGGCGTGGCCGGCCCGGAGGCCGCCAACAACGCCGCCACCGGCGGCGCGATCATCCCGCTGCTGACGCTCGGCATCGCGCCCAACGTGGTGATGGCCGTTCTCCTCGGCGCCTTCCTGATCCAGGGAGTCCAGCCTGGGCCCCTGCTCATCGCCGAGCACCCGAGCCTCTTCTGGGGCGTCGTCGCCAGCATGTACGTCGGCAATGTCATGCTGCTCGTGCTGAACCTGCCGCTGATCGGGCTGTGGGTGCAGCTGCTGCGGGTGCCCTACGCGATCCTCTTCCCGCTGATCCTGCTCTTCTCCGTCGTCGGCGTGTACGGCGTCGCCGAGAACATCTGGGACGTCGTCGTGATGCTGGTGTTCGGCGCGGTGGGCTACGCCATGCGTCGGCTCGCCTACGAGCCAGCGCCGCTCGTCCTCGCCTTCGTGCTCGGCCGGCTGGCCGAGGAATCGATCCGCCAGTCGCTGCTCATGTCGCGGGGCAGCTTCGCCATCCTCGTCGAGCGGCCGGTCGCCGGCTTGCTCATCGCCCTGGCCCTCGCGATCATGATCGCCCCCGCCGCCGTCGGCCGCGTCCGGAGCGTCCTCGCCTTGACCCGGTCGGCCTCGGCGGGCTAG
- a CDS encoding LLM class flavin-dependent oxidoreductase: protein MASLGVAFDGRNPLDVLQEQARAAEMAGASTLWMSSHLFLRDPFTMAALVLEATQTPRVALMAVSPHAVHPVHIAMAAATLDELAPGRVVLCLGTGAPGDLADAGVEPRRPLRMLAEAVEAVRLLLSGEPARYAGELVRLRGRRMGTGRHAIPVFLAASHPRSLELAGRIADGVVLSTASSVEFVRWCLEHVERGARGRRLVCAGLVYATAADRPADALGRFRRQLAITLRAPHHARNLELAGAKLDQPAVREALAREDWAAVEALVTDETVRRHTACGTPQEMRARLAAYRAAGLDEIVLAGLYEPEETRRSAAAALDGET, encoded by the coding sequence GTGGCCTCGCTCGGCGTCGCTTTCGACGGTCGCAACCCGCTCGACGTCCTGCAGGAGCAGGCGCGCGCGGCGGAGATGGCGGGCGCCAGCACGTTGTGGATGTCGAGCCACCTGTTCCTCCGCGACCCCTTCACGATGGCCGCCCTCGTGCTGGAGGCCACGCAAACGCCGCGCGTGGCGTTGATGGCCGTGAGCCCCCACGCCGTGCATCCCGTGCACATCGCCATGGCGGCGGCCACCCTCGACGAGCTGGCGCCGGGCCGCGTCGTGCTCTGCCTGGGCACGGGCGCGCCCGGCGATCTCGCCGACGCCGGCGTGGAGCCCCGTCGGCCGCTGCGCATGCTCGCGGAAGCCGTCGAGGCTGTCCGCCTGCTGCTCTCCGGCGAGCCCGCCAGGTACGCCGGCGAGCTGGTACGGCTCCGCGGCCGTCGGATGGGGACCGGTCGGCACGCGATCCCCGTGTTTCTCGCCGCCTCGCACCCGCGCTCGCTGGAGCTGGCGGGACGGATCGCCGACGGCGTCGTTCTGTCCACGGCCTCGTCGGTGGAGTTCGTGCGCTGGTGCCTGGAGCACGTCGAGCGGGGCGCCCGCGGCCGCCGCCTGGTCTGCGCGGGACTGGTCTATGCGACGGCCGCGGACCGCCCGGCCGACGCGCTCGGCCGCTTCCGGCGCCAGCTCGCCATCACGCTCCGCGCGCCCCACCATGCGAGAAACCTGGAGCTGGCGGGCGCCAAGCTCGACCAGCCGGCCGTGCGCGAGGCGCTCGCGCGGGAAGACTGGGCCGCCGTCGAGGCGCTCGTCACCGACGAGACCGTGCGGCGTCACACCGCCTGCGGCACGCCGCAGGAGATGCGCGCCCGCCTCGCCGCCTACCGCGCCGCCGGCCTGGACGAGATCGTGCTCGCCGGCCTCTACGAACCCGAGGAGACGCGGCGGAGCGCGGCCGCCGCGCTCGATGGCGAGACCTGA
- a CDS encoding TIGR03619 family F420-dependent LLM class oxidoreductase: MQLPTCTEGLVNPIPFATAPADLVRLAQAAERLGYDGVWGNDHVTAAPYVREHWSVPPNFYEVLVTLATVGAHTRRVHLGTAVIVLPLRDPVLLAKQVATLDRMTGGRVILGVGLGAYREEFEAQWPRRRDVRRGDLLDEGLAALRALFTEREASYAGRHVAFERVEMFPKPVQEPLPIYVGGHNEQAVARAARLGQGWLPGWRPFDEIRQRTALLRRLAAEAGRDPKAIEAAVQFTVMLGRTPEEAAARYRKTGMVQHRRSLAHTGRDPALAEANNLIGSPSSLLDMLPVLAGAGVDHLCALQFPHDSVTEMLEQMEWFARDVVRIFTGRKP; encoded by the coding sequence GTGCAGCTGCCCACGTGCACCGAGGGACTCGTGAACCCCATCCCCTTCGCGACGGCGCCCGCCGACCTCGTCCGGTTGGCGCAGGCCGCCGAGCGGCTCGGCTACGACGGCGTGTGGGGCAACGACCACGTCACGGCCGCGCCCTACGTCCGCGAGCACTGGAGCGTACCGCCCAACTTCTACGAGGTGCTCGTCACCCTGGCCACGGTCGGCGCCCACACGCGGCGCGTGCACCTCGGCACGGCCGTCATCGTGCTGCCGCTGCGCGACCCCGTGCTGCTGGCCAAGCAGGTGGCCACGCTGGACCGCATGACGGGCGGACGCGTCATCCTCGGCGTCGGCCTCGGCGCCTACCGCGAGGAGTTCGAGGCCCAGTGGCCGCGGCGGCGCGACGTGCGGCGGGGCGACCTGCTCGACGAGGGGCTCGCCGCGCTGCGCGCGCTCTTCACCGAGCGCGAGGCCTCGTACGCCGGCCGGCACGTGGCGTTCGAGCGCGTGGAGATGTTCCCCAAGCCGGTGCAGGAGCCGCTGCCGATCTACGTGGGCGGCCACAACGAGCAGGCGGTCGCCCGCGCCGCGCGGCTCGGCCAGGGCTGGCTGCCCGGCTGGCGCCCCTTCGACGAGATCCGACAGCGCACGGCGCTGCTTCGCCGGCTGGCCGCCGAGGCCGGCCGCGACCCGAAGGCGATCGAGGCCGCCGTGCAGTTCACCGTCATGCTCGGCCGGACTCCGGAGGAGGCCGCCGCCCGCTACCGGAAGACGGGCATGGTCCAGCACCGCCGCTCGCTCGCGCACACCGGCCGCGATCCGGCGCTGGCCGAAGCCAACAATCTGATCGGCAGCCCGTCCAGCCTGCTCGACATGCTTCCCGTCCTCGCCGGGGCCGGCGTCGATCACCTTTGCGCGCTGCAGTTCCCCCACGACTCGGTCACCGAGATGCTCGAGCAGATGGAGTGGTTCGCCCGCGACGTCGTCCGCATCTTCACAGGGAGGAAACCATGA
- a CDS encoding tripartite tricarboxylate transporter substrate binding protein produces the protein MRPSSVIRALVVVAALSTLAGLAADGVGAADYPTREVELVVSFPAGGPADSGARVLAPLLSSILKQPVVVVNKPGGGGAVGADYAAKAKPDGHTVYSSTNSVQTIAPQLKKLPYKPSDFTPLGAFAADLGVITVRNTSPAKTLDEFVEYAKKNPGKLNYGSAGYGTVSFFTMEMFKMAYGLDLVHVPFQGTGPVKTAIMGGHVGIATSGFGSLSPLIRSGDLVALVTTSPTRLKDLPNVPTMAEKGFPDASLNIWLGLFVPARTPQPIVDTLVKALAQAAKDPALAAGLQKAGMHLDYRDPAATRKLLESETAGVAKVIEKLKLPKE, from the coding sequence ATGAGGCCTTCGTCCGTGATCCGTGCTCTCGTCGTCGTCGCCGCGCTGTCCACCCTGGCCGGCCTGGCCGCCGACGGCGTCGGCGCCGCCGACTACCCTACGCGCGAGGTGGAGCTGGTCGTATCCTTCCCGGCCGGCGGTCCGGCCGACAGCGGCGCCCGCGTCCTCGCTCCGCTGCTGTCCTCGATCCTCAAGCAGCCCGTCGTGGTGGTGAACAAGCCTGGCGGCGGCGGCGCGGTCGGCGCCGACTACGCCGCCAAGGCCAAGCCCGACGGTCACACGGTGTACTCCTCCACCAACTCCGTGCAGACGATCGCCCCGCAGCTCAAGAAGCTGCCGTACAAGCCCTCCGATTTCACGCCGCTCGGCGCCTTCGCGGCCGACCTCGGCGTCATCACCGTGCGCAACACCTCGCCGGCCAAGACCCTGGACGAGTTCGTGGAGTACGCGAAGAAGAATCCCGGCAAGCTCAACTACGGCTCCGCCGGCTACGGCACCGTCTCGTTCTTCACGATGGAGATGTTCAAGATGGCCTACGGCCTCGATCTCGTCCACGTGCCGTTCCAGGGCACGGGTCCGGTCAAGACGGCCATCATGGGTGGCCACGTGGGCATCGCCACCAGCGGCTTCGGCTCGCTCTCGCCGCTCATTCGCTCCGGCGACCTGGTGGCGCTGGTGACGACGTCGCCGACTCGGCTGAAGGATCTTCCCAACGTCCCGACCATGGCCGAGAAGGGCTTCCCCGACGCTTCGCTGAACATCTGGCTCGGCCTTTTTGTCCCGGCGCGGACGCCCCAACCCATCGTCGACACGCTGGTGAAAGCCCTCGCCCAGGCGGCCAAGGACCCGGCGCTGGCCGCCGGCCTCCAGAAGGCGGGGATGCACCTGGACTACCGCGACCCGGCCGCGACGCGGAAGCTGCTCGAGAGCGAGACCGCCGGTGTGGCCAAGGTCATCGAGAAGCTGAAGCTGCCGAAGGAGTAG
- a CDS encoding Xaa-Pro peptidase family protein, giving the protein MLFNQPRARRIMADQALDALVATSPDNVTYASGYWVMSHWARPGGPQVYAVIPAASAGSPCVVAGSGNLDLVVDGEAWVTEAYRYGFFATKTDGPALSDLDRRYAALLGAPDYGDAAAALVAALRDRKLDRGRIAIEETGIQPALLERVRRDLPGAEIVPGARVFRQVRTLKTPEEIERLRGAVRVTEQGILAALRRARPGVPERELIAEFDRTVVTEGGVPVTSMCIGSGPRSALSNCQAGERRLASGEVIRFDGGVRFKWYRSDIARIAALGDPGERARRYYAALRAGAERAIEAIKPGVRTAEIFRLAMDTVRREGIPHYERGHVGHGIGINNYDAPDLAPTSDEVIEEGMVLCVETPYYELGWAGLQLENTLVVRAHGAEPLMTLGNELRIL; this is encoded by the coding sequence ATGCTCTTCAACCAGCCGCGCGCTCGACGCATCATGGCGGACCAGGCCCTGGACGCGCTGGTCGCGACCTCGCCCGACAACGTCACCTATGCCTCCGGCTACTGGGTCATGTCGCACTGGGCCCGCCCGGGCGGACCCCAGGTGTATGCGGTGATTCCCGCCGCCAGCGCCGGCTCGCCGTGCGTCGTCGCCGGGTCGGGCAACCTCGATCTGGTCGTCGACGGCGAGGCCTGGGTCACCGAGGCGTACCGCTACGGCTTCTTCGCCACGAAGACGGACGGCCCTGCGCTCTCGGACCTCGACCGCCGCTACGCGGCGCTCCTCGGCGCACCCGATTACGGCGACGCGGCCGCGGCGCTCGTGGCCGCGCTCCGCGACCGCAAGCTCGATCGCGGCCGCATCGCGATCGAGGAGACGGGCATCCAGCCCGCGCTCCTCGAGCGCGTTCGCCGCGACCTGCCGGGGGCGGAGATCGTGCCCGGCGCCCGCGTGTTCCGGCAGGTCCGCACGCTCAAGACGCCCGAGGAGATCGAGCGCCTGCGCGGCGCCGTGCGCGTGACCGAGCAGGGCATCCTGGCCGCGCTCCGCCGGGCCCGGCCCGGCGTGCCCGAGCGCGAGCTCATCGCCGAGTTCGACCGGACGGTCGTCACCGAGGGCGGCGTGCCCGTGACCTCGATGTGCATCGGCAGCGGCCCGCGCAGCGCGCTGTCGAACTGCCAGGCGGGCGAGCGCCGTCTCGCCTCCGGCGAGGTGATCCGGTTCGACGGCGGCGTGCGGTTCAAGTGGTACCGGTCCGACATCGCCCGCATCGCCGCCCTGGGCGACCCCGGCGAGCGCGCCCGGCGCTACTACGCCGCCCTTCGCGCCGGCGCCGAGCGCGCGATCGAGGCCATCAAGCCCGGCGTGCGCACGGCGGAGATCTTCCGGCTGGCCATGGACACCGTGCGCCGCGAGGGCATCCCCCACTACGAGCGCGGCCACGTGGGCCACGGCATCGGCATCAACAACTACGACGCCCCCGACCTCGCCCCGACATCCGACGAGGTCATCGAGGAGGGGATGGTTCTGTGCGTCGAGACGCCCTACTACGAGCTGGGCTGGGCGGGGTTGCAGCTGGAGAACACGCTCGTCGTGCGCGCGCACGGCGCCGAGCCCCTCATGACGCTCGGCAACGAGCTACGCATCCTGTGA